Within the Gossypium raimondii isolate GPD5lz chromosome 12, ASM2569854v1, whole genome shotgun sequence genome, the region ttgtacGTCTTCCTTTCCAGTGGAACAATAATGCACGCACGAATGGGCccaaaacataatattttaaacaactcctttttctttattcaaaaaagaaaactctatttttttctttaatttaatgaacAAAATTTGGTCTAAAGTCAGGGAGTTTGACCTGGCAACCTATGTAATTTGTAAGCATTAGCCGGCTGCTGACTATATAGGACGTTTGAATTTCATCTTATCATCAACCCCCAGCCCCAGCAGATTCATCCCACCGCCGtttgctcttttttttccttcaattattttcctGTCCCCATTTGTGCAATTCTTGTCCTTATTCTTCTGTTATTTTCCTATATATATCCGAGTCTGGACATTCTAAAATTACAGCTCTATCATCAGCTTTATTCAAAAAGCTTTGCAATTTGATTAAGAAGTTGTCCCCATGGAAGCTTATTCTTCTTATGCTGCTGCCGCTGCTGCCTCGAGTTCAGAAGAAGCAAGAGCGTTGAAGGCTCCACAGGCTTCATTTCATGGATCACTTCATTCCGTGCGTAAGCCATTGTCAAAGCCCTGGAAGAAGCCAATTGCACCATTTCCTCCAACACCACCAAAGGTTTACACGGTAGACCCTATAAACTTCCGGGACTTGGTTCAACAGCTGACTGGTGCACCTCAGTTCATGTCCCAATCCCATAATCAGACCTCCACATCTCAGTTTCAGGCTCAGCTGCCTCAGCAACAGCGTCTCCAAAGAGTGGCACCTCCCGCTCTTCACGTTGCAGCACCGCCATTGTCTAGGACAGAAGTTTCTGCACCATTGCATCTCGTTTCTGGATTATACCACACTACATCCCAGAACCAGAATTTCTCAGATAATGCCATGTTTACTTCGACTTCACTTGGACTGACCTTGTCACCATCTTTGTTTAATTGGTGCACTTTCCCCATTCTCAGTCCCGGAACATTGGCCAGCTTGGAGCAAAGCACTGTTCCTTAGATCATACATCAAGCTAGCTAGCATCAGTACCTAATTACTATATATCTGCTGATAGTTTAATTCATGCTTATTACTAAGAGAATGTCTGTAAGATTAAAACTACATTCTTTTGTTGTTGTAGTAGTTTACATATGTCGTAGAAGAAGTCTTCATCTCTTGCATTATAATGTATACTATTTCACCCAGTCATCAATAAAAAGCTACCTGATTGTTTTGGAGGAAGCTTTGGAATGTCATCTCTAAATACATAACAAAACATTTCACCAATTGGTGCATTAACAGTGTAGTAATGAGTTGATAGTGTTTTTCATTAAGAAGAAGGATTTGATTGTTTAGAGCAACTTGTCAAATCAACTCACTTTGATTAGAGAGGTGTACTCATCAAAAACACTTCGCTTGAAAGTCACACTCGTCTTGCATAATTGCCGATATCAGATCTTGTATACTTTGCATATAGATCTCACTCAATCACATCAAAACCTATGTGAAACTACTTACAAAGATAAGACTTTTTATAACTACCAAAATGCACATGTCAAATGTTCACCATGACTCAACAAACTTATTACTTAGCGAAATAGTTGGTGTTGGAAATA harbors:
- the LOC105763464 gene encoding uncharacterized protein LOC105763464: MEAYSSYAAAAAASSSEEARALKAPQASFHGSLHSVRKPLSKPWKKPIAPFPPTPPKVYTVDPINFRDLVQQLTGAPQFMSQSHNQTSTSQFQAQLPQQQRLQRVAPPALHVAAPPLSRTEVSAPLHLVSGLYHTTSQNQNFSDNAMFTSTSLGLTLSPSLFNWCTFPILSPGTLASLEQSTVP